The DNA segment CACGACGTGCTGTTTCTGAAATACTGGCTTTGGCTTGGTTCTCTTAATGTTTTGCAACTTGGATTGAGCTTTGGGCACCCTACTGACCATGGACTTCATCTACACTTAATGTTATAGTTCTTGGAGAGGGGAAGTGGGAGGCAATTGGCTGTTGGcttaaaactgttttgttttgttttgttttctttccttcttttttttttttttttttttttttcttttcttggaagTCTGGGAAGAAAGCCGTCAAAGCAGTCCTGTGGGTTTCAGCGGATGGACTCAGAGTTGTAGATGAGAAAACAAAGGTTAGATTTCTCTGGGCAAAAGTTTTAAATCTCTCTATAATAATGTATGTGCTATTTCCTTAAATAGACAGCAATCTTTGTGACTGCAAATGTTGGCATTTGAAAGGAAGACTGAAATGTGTAGTTTAGtttaataatttcttgttttgtaaACATACGTACaccttctaatttttttcccagttagtTCCACACTGCTCTCAAGCCACATTTTGTAAAATGTGGCAGGTGTAGCACAAgcttggaatattttttttgttgaatttaCTGCAACAAGCATTGGTTTTCCTGCTATGTTCTGTTGGCAGTGAACTTGAAGAGTCCCTGGACTTCGTTCTGCACCACTGCAAAAGGCTGCAATAATAATACATAGGCAAACTCTCATATATACATTAATCAATATAATTTTCAGTGCATCCAAACCGTAGAATGGATCTGAATGAACAACAGCTTCCAAAAATGAAATGAAGAGAGTAAATTTAATAGAGAGATTGTAGCTTCAGACTCAAACTAAATAGTAACTGCATATATCAAATTTAATAATCTTTAATATCTAAGATGTTGGTCTGAAGTGGAAAACTAATATATTTGTGGCATAATTCTagattgttttacatttttattgtgAAATTACACTTTTTTATTATGAATTAGCATGTGGTGTACCACCAGGGCAGATGTTTCCAAGTAAGAGCAAATGATTCTTGGTTTTATGTAGATGTAGGCAATTAAAAATAAGAGCTTTAAGCTTACAAGTGCActggtattttaaaaagatggCATGCTATGAGAACAGTTTTAACTCTTGTCAGTCTGAAATAGTATATGTTCACGTCAATTGACACTTATTTTTGTCAGCCTAAAAGATGATTTCTCCAAGCCAACACTGACAGGCAGAGCTAATTCATATCCCTCTGGATTGCAACTGCCTATCAAATATCTGCTTGTGGTTAAACTTCTCCACGGCTGCTGCAGTGGTATGCAGTTAAAGCTGCTGTCTCTCAAGAATTCACTTTCTAATACAAACATACTGATGTGAATGAATTCAGTCTACTGATTGCCTCATGTAAAAGTAATAATACAtgtattatttttagaaatgttgCTGCATATatgtaatattttcaaattgaTTTTTAATAAGTTGTGCAGACTCTGGAGGTAATGAAAAGTataagatttaaaaagaaaataaactgttGCCTCCTGGTGGTTGAATACATCAGCAGAGGCGCCAAGTACTAGTTACCAaccaaatgaaataatttagaaaaaaatattaaaactaatttttaatgaGGATGGCATAATCGTTAACTGTGTTATCTCCTTTTTAGAAATGCTTCTCCCATCTATGGGATTAAATAGGGAGCATTTGGTGCTACCAGTGCTGCTGGTGTTTTTCTCTTGCATCCCTACTTAGCTGACTGGGAGATGAGTTTCGCTCTTTGTGTAGCAGCTGCAAGACCTTTTCACTCTTGCAGACCTCTCCCCTAAGTTTCAGTGTTGTGATCTAAGCAGCGAAGACTTTCTGGTTGCAAGACTATGGAGctgctgtaaaaataaaataatatacatGTGTGCCTCCACAGTCTAGAGGAGAGGTTATAGGAATCCACTGGATCCCTAAATTCTTAAGCAGTGCCTTAGCACACCTCTCCCAAAGATGGGTGGTGAAGAATGTCAtatcttctttttgttttgtactGGGAACAGATTTTGAATGGTGACTGATGACAAATAATTACAGACCCATCAGGTTATCCCCTTTTTAGTATAACTCATTTTTGTGCAGTTGCACCTGACAGTGACTTGAGTTCAGGTGTTTGGCCGTATTTCCTCACATTTCTTTTATTGTGGGGGGGATTTTTCCCTCTAGGATCTTATAGTTGATCAGACAATAGAGAAGGTTTCTTTCTGCGCACCAGACAGGAACTTTGACCGGGCGTTCTCATACATCTGCCGAGATGGCACAACGAGACGCTGGATCTGCCACTGCTTTATGGCTGTGAAGGACACGGTAAGTTGAATATGGTGTGTGgccagctctcccagctcttAGCTAGAAGGACAGAAAATTTGAGTACCTGGAATAGTGCAGTATGTTTTGACTCCAGCTGAGATATTATTTAGTccttgtaaattattttaattctaattCCCTGTGTCTGAAATATTTGCCATCCCTCTGTCATGCCGTCTTATGGAGAGAAATGCTGCTCAGCCTGTGTGTAAAAGGAGTGCAGTCCGCCTCAGATAGTCTCCAGCAGAAGGGAACTACTCTTCTAAGAATAGACAGaaaattttctcatttgaaaATGTTTACAGCTAAAAACTGAAACGGCAATGACAGTTTTTTCCAGGATAAAATCACAGTGCGTAAATACAGACTCGTTGTGAATGTGGTGTCTTGTACATGTTATCTTGAATGAAAAGTCATCTGAATGTTAAGAGATGAAGCTAAACTGAATTAAATTAGCATTCTATTTGCTTCTGAGTGACAACAATATTTTGAGTAGGTTTGAAATCAGTTTCTTGCTGTGTAGACTTAGGTAAGTTATTTAACTCCCTGATCTgaccttttcttctctctgctgtttgTTGAATCCTGCCTATATTGTAGAAAGTGCTTAAAGCCTCATGCAAATTCAGTGCCTGAACTCCCCAGAGCTGCATGTTCAGAGTTCAATGGTACTTGATAATTtatcatttttctttaaacaatgAAGTCAGAAATTCCCAGTAAAACTACATTAGAGCTGGAATAGTTCTGTTTTCATCTGTGAATAACAGGTCAATTCACTTAATGATGATGATAGATGAGTTGAGCTACTGGTAGTAGTAGTGCCTCTGATTTGACTGTAGAAGCTGTATAAGCTGGGTTGCTGGACTTCCTCAGACTTGTATTTCCTTTTTACAGTTATTGGATAGTGGATTCTTTTGACCTGGTGAATAATGGAAGTGCTTTTCATTAGGCACTCCTAAATCTAACTGGTGCATTTGGTCAGGATCATTAAGAGGTGTGAGTAGTCACCACTGTACGTTTAACTTTCACAGGTGCATACAAAAGTAGTGTCTCCCTGAGCCCTCTGTAAACTTTCTCCAAGACCAGTGCTTACCTTTGCTTTAGGACTTACACCTTAAGACAGCTTCATGAGAGTTTCTGTGTGCACAGATGTATCTTTAATGCCTTAACTAGATTGGTCTTGTAAAGGCAGGTTTTCAGTTTGTGATGCTTGAAGAACATGTATGTTTCTGTTCAGTCACTGTGTGATGCAATGCTGTCTTGTGCAGGGGGAAAGGTTGAGTCACGCCGTGGGCTGTGCATTTGCAGCGTGCCTGGAGCGAAAGCAGAAGCGAGAGAAGGAGTGTGGAGTGACTGCCACCTTTGATGCCAGCAGAACCACATTCACTAGAGAGGGGTCATTCAGGGTCACTACAGCTACTGAACAAGCAGAGAGAGAGGAAATTATGAGACAGATGCCAGATGCTAAAGGTAAGGGATGCAATTTAAGCACTCATCTGCAGTGAGCAGAACCGGTACTGAGGCCTGTGCGACGACTGAAGCTTAGCAATGTCCTTACAGCATTCTCTCTCACGAACCTTACTATGTTCTAATCGTATTCCTTGTCAGTTCACAAGATAGAAAATGCTCCCAAATTCACTCAGTATTTTCCCACATCTTCTAGAAAATGTGCGAGTGGCTACATAGGTGaatgctgcttctgctttttttttgtcagggtGCTTTATGGCAGAGAATACGGTAGGTACCATGCTAAAAGTCCTTAGTAGAAAATTGTTGAAAAAATACAACAAGCTTGCCATACACAAAGTAATAATTTATGTAGCTTAATGCTTGTGGTAAACGAACTGAAAATTATATGCATTTTTCTTagaaaagaatgtatttttatcTTAATTAAGGCAGGTTACAGAGTGTATGTATACAGCTGTACTGCATGAGGGAAGAACAAATCAATCACAGAGtgctttccaaaaaaaatccagaataaCCACTCCCTCCCCATAAAACAAAAAGGTGTTGGACTATTAATTACATTCAAAATTAGTGACTAACTGATTTGAGAGGAGATAAAGTGTTCTGAAATTAGGTGAAAGTAGAACTTCTTACTCAAGTTTTATGACAAAGCCTGGAGTTCTACAGCTAACAAAAATTAAAGTATTATAAATACTGTTTATTACCTGCTTCACAGTAAAGTCAGACTTTTGTTTCAGAGGATTTCACAGCAAGTTTTATACTGCCCCTTGATTGTAAAACTTAAATCTTCGTTTTCATCATCCATCTGCTTGTTTCCATACGTTAGTTTTCAGAATGTGCTAAATGAAGCTTAAACACAAGGCCTTTGTTACTTGAGGGCATGAGTCAAAGTCTTGACTCAATGAAGGTGTGTGAAATCCTTTTCAAGAAAGACTGATTAGAAAAGTTTCACTTGAATGAGCAGCTGCAACTCATGGGTACTGAAGCTTACAAGACAACATAATTAGTTCCTCCTACAATTCGAGCTCCTCAGAAATCTCGAGTCTGACTCCTCTCTTTACCAGACTTTTAGTTATTCTGCTGAtgtgtcaaaaaaaaaagtcatttctttttctaaaatatttggaaaacagTGTAGGAGAAATGAGAGTTCATACCAGGACAGTCAGATTTCCTTTTGTCCTTCTGTGTTGATGGAGCTGTGTTTGTTGCCCCCAAAGCCAATTCATTTATGAGTAAAAAAGAGTTTTCCTAGAGATAGAAAAATCTCTCCATTGCAATTCTAATCCTAAGTGTAATGATTTAAACAAATCCTAATCCTACATTTCTGCCATTAGGCCTGTCTGACAGGAGCATTGTGGTGCTATGCAAAGCCCTGCAAAATGAAGCATCTGACTTTATGTTGGAGGAGCTTCCACTGCAGCTAACTCATGACTGAGTAGTAACATTACAGCTACATTCAGTACAGAAGTGACGCAGGAACTCCTCACAAATGTGTCTGGTGTTAGCAGGGCCTGTCAGCTCAGAGGCTGAATCTGCCTTGCAGCACATTCCTCTCTACCTGTAATGTAtttcctggaggagctgggagctgcagcccagcctgttAAGTGCTGCTGCTACCTTTGGCCTGCAAGAGCTTGTGCAGTGTGTTTGGCTGCTGCCGCTGaatctgcagggctgggagggtggTTTTTAAAAGAAGGTCCTGGAGCTGTGTtctgttccctgctgctgctaAGTTGCTGCTAAATCACTTAATCAGTTGGTAGTAATATTTTGTCCATGGTTCTGTGTGAGGCAAAGTAAAGGTCTCAAATACACAATGCATTTTTCAGTCTTAGCCATAAATGAATTACCTTGAGCTGGGATCTCAGGAGCAGCTAGGAAGAATACAGATGTGGGGCCATCTTTTTTAGGGAGTGGCTTGCCTTAGAAAGCTGTGGGGCTTGGGTATGTGTCAGGTGATGTGGTGAAGGCAGTGGAGGTATACAGAGGTATACAGAAATGTTTCTGCTGTGCTATTAGAAACTCATTTGCAGGAGTACTAGTTATGCAGATTCCTGCAATTTCCCTTCTCAAAACAAATGGGAGTACAGGTAAGCAGCTGAACAGTACTTTGCTTTACTCTTCTAACCTCACCCTGTTTCCTCCAGCAGTTGAAGCAGAAGTGAAAACGGTAGCATCAGGTGCTGCACCAAACAATACTGCCCCCTCTTCTGGCTCACCAACCTCTCCTACTGCTGAAGTTGCTGCCTCTCTGGATAAAGAAATGAGCAACCCCCACGCTATCCCACGGCGGCACGCCCCCATAGAACAGCTTGCCAGGCAAGGGTCTTTCAGGGGCTTCCCCGCCCTCAGCCAAAAGATGTCTCCTTTTAAACGCCAGTTGTCTTTGCGAATAAATGAGCTGCCTTCAACAGTGCAAAGGAAGACTGATTTCCCCATGAAAAACTCAGGTAAAACCAAATGGTTCCAGTGAAACATTGCCTTTAATAgtctcttccttctttcttttctgtggcTTCAAGTAACTCCTTATTTTCTGGTAAATCCTTCTTCTGCCTCACGTTGATCATTTATCGTGAACAAACATCACCATGAcagaaaatttctgctttggGAATAGGCAAGAATTTCAAATCTGGGGTTCACATGCAGAAACAGTTGTAATTGCTATCTGAAGTACTGGAGCACAGCTTGAAGTGTTCCAGGAATGGGTGTTGGTGAATTAGTAGGTTTTGGCTCTTCCCTCTGAGTCACTGAACCAGTTCTTCCACTTACTGTCAGTGCATCCTGAGACATAAATCCCTTCAAGGCCTTAACCACTTTTCTTGGGATCATGTGATACTCTTCTCTAGCCTGTCCCTCTGCCTGTCTGAATTCTTTTTGAGAGCAATTAAATTGCTTTTCACGTTGCATTAAGAGAACCTATCTGTTTAGATGGTACAGCTGGCTGTATCAATATTAACGTGGTACAGTTTTCACGTGATGATAGTGGGGTTTTCTAAAAGTCATCCCAACATAAACGCCTGAAATGCTCATTACCTTGCATAATGTCCTTGAGTTCCCCTAGCTAGGTGTTACCCTTCAGGCCAGCTGTACTTTCACTtggcaacagagctggttttaGGGTTCTAAGCTTTGAAGTAAAAATTAGTGTGGCAAAGGCAAACCCGACAAAAATACTTAGTCTGACTTCTTTCATGATCCTTGTTGTGACCTGTGCTTTAGGACCAGCACTGAGCCAATCAGCTTCACAGTAACAGTGCACTGCTCAGTAGTGATAGTCACTGAGCACACCACAATCTCAGTTTTTCATGATTCAGGACATTTGTGATGCATGTTCCCATATATGCCACTGCCAGTGCTGCTTACCGTCCCACTGCATGCACTGTATTGGAATATCCCTCAAAGAATCAATTTTTGGGCATGCCTCCCTCTGAATTTTAGATCTGGTGCATGTTGTGTGCAGACATTTTATGTTTCTTACACTATTTTGTGCTTGATTATGCCTGCTCATGTCAGTTCTGTGCAATGACGGACTGATGATTGGTACTTTTGGAAGACGCTGCCATTAGTAATAATGAGAACATCTGGTAAGCTGGCAGGTTTACTCCAGATGTTACATTATCCACATGGTACTGATGCTTAGTTTAAAACTGAGCATCCATTTTATCTGAGCATTCAGCTTTTGCTTTTATGATTCTAGGACAGGAACTGGGAATTTCAGCTACCACTGAACTGGGACAATCAACACTAACTCTAGACTGAACTGCCACTGTGCACTGCTGTCAGTGCATTTAAAGTTCATCTAGTTACTGTACAAATATGTTGTTGGAACACTTAAATCTATCATaagtattttcatttcacaGAATGCCAAATCTTAGAGCCAAAACCTTGAAAAGTTTAGCACTTTAAAGATTTAGAGCTCTACTTAAGCTGTAGAAATCCCTTTTTATTGTCTGATACAAGCATCCTTCAAATCTGGAACAGTGATCTCCTTGTCCTCTTGACTTAAGCACAAAATACAATAATGTGGTGTTCTATTTCAGGCCAGATCTTCAACactaatgtaaaaaaaaaaaaaaaaaaaaaaaaaagctgtcatGCAAATCAGTAGCAAGACCATGTAGGACATAAGAGAACTAATTATATTTCAGTTTCACATTGGTAGTTGTAAATTGTTTCTGTATCCTTTAAACTTTCAATTTAATgaattttgtttacattttagTCCCAGAGGTAGAAGGGGAAACAGACAGCATTAGTGCCCTGTGCTCTCAGATCACCAGTGCTTTCAGCACACCATCAGAAGATCCTTTCTCTTCGGCCCCCATGACAAAACCAGTGACAGTAGTTGCACCACAGTCTCCTGCCTTTCAAGGTTTGTGATTTCTTTGGGTGCTGGATGAGGCTTGAATGCACATAATGTTGCTTTCTAGTAACACACGGTCTTAATTTCTTGTGCAAGTCGTGCAAGTCCTGTTACCAGTATTTTGGGTGAATGCATCCTGCTTTATTCATCTTgtctgtttaatttttctgtggttttgtttttaacgTGCACCTACCACACGATAGTTACCTCTAAAAGGGACTGGCTTTGAGGTAATGGCTATTTTATCATTCTGCCTCCTGAACTGCATAGGAGTGTGTCATAGGAACCAAATCTTGCAAGGGAAGGGATTTTGTGCCACCACAATTACTGTTTTTCACACAAATTCTTAGATAAGGTGTGGAAAAATGCCAGCTATAGAACTCATAACAGCCATTGGTATTCATTTCACTGCTATGCTTTTATAGAAGTTGTGTGAAAAAAGAACCTCTCTATGTTAAATGTAGTTATTGTTACTTTGTATCTACAAAGTGttcttttaaatctaaaattaaCTGTACAATAACTACTGGTGAGCCATATCTCTTCCTTATAAAACAACAAATTTAACTTCAGTCATCAGAATTCAAGGCCTCCTAACAGACATCAAGATCCACCATCCTATGATTCTCTTAACAAGTGTTAGCTTGGTGACATGAAATTTACTACTTTTATTGACTGTCAGTCAAGTTTGGCTAATTACACAAACTCCTGTCATGTGGAAGTGTCTAAAAGTGTTGTATGTTGATAGGTATGACCTGGCCCACTAATACTCCAGTCACGTGCATGCCTTGCATGAATTAATCACAGTGATGTTGTCTGCTCCCATTTTAGTTAATGGCACTGCCTCTACCCTCTGTGTGCTTGCTGCTAAACCATCCCAAGCTGCTGTAGTGTCCACAGCTATGCCAGTTCGTGAAACCAATCCTTGGGCTCATGCTCCTGCTGCTAATACTGGAGCTGCAGCCGTGGTCGCTGGTAAGAGTGGAAGTAGATCCGGTGCATTGCTATAAGAACGTGGATCAAAAGCATAATTGAGCCCCTGAGAAAATTGTCAGTGCCACTTAATGGCAAGTGGAAGGAACAGGAACAAAAGCCGGAAGTAGTAGCGTTTTGCACGAGTGGATGGAGGGAAGCGATGAACTTGCTGGTGCTAGGTCTGTGACCTGGACTGATTCTTATTTTGGCAGCATTTTATAAAATCAGTGCTTAAAAAGGAAGTAATGAAGTTGTATGCAAGTTTGTGTgtataaaagggaaaaaatctaTGTGtacccaaaataatttttgtgtgttCTTTTTACTAATGTACATAAGGattgtatgtatgtatgtaccTAATGTACATAGGGATTAAGTTGGTTGCTTAAAGGCTTAGAGCTTGATTTCTTCTGTTTAGTAAGTTTAgtctgtccctccaggccttgtctGCACTGTGTAAGGTGAAATGGTCACCCATGTGGGCACATGTGCTAGAAGGCTGCAATCTGAGTTACTTCATTTCATGGTGTAAGTGCCACTCCACGAGAGAAACTTCACTAGTGAAACAGTAGGTTCTGCTGGGCCTTGTAAGAACACCAGACTTTGTCTTTAGAACAGTTTTTTAGACCTTTGTGTTACAAGTCCACCAGTCCTGCACTGTGCATTCAGAAACTGATACTCCCCAGTTAGGGGGATTAGTGATAATGGACTAGATCATTGCCACCAAGTTATgagtgcaggcagcagctttcCTGCGTTACCTGAAGTTTTAGATGTCtgctatgaagaaaaaaacccataaatctGCACTTTAGTGAAGAAGCTCTTACGTACCCCATCTTGACAAATGTCTTCCTAGAACACAGCAATAGAGTGGATGCATAAAGATGCTTCCAGTGGTGGGAGCATCTTTCAGTTGTGTCAGGAAGAGGCCTGTGTGTTCTTGTGTACACCCTCCAGTCTTTCTAACCAATAAAAGGATGAGGAGTGGAAATATTAGTGACTTGCCCATGCTTTCCTTCCCAGGCACCGAATGGAGCGGCACCTCCTCAGGTGCGGCCTCACCAAGTCTCTTCCAAGGAAATCACAGACGTACTCCCTCAGAGGCAGACCGCTGGTTGGAAGAGGTCTCAAAGACTGTCAGAGCCCAACAGCAGCCaacctcagccccagccccacagccactgctccagcctcctccagcagctccagcctcccaGTCAGCACCAGCCTTCCCAGTCAGCACCTTCATTGCGCCTCAGCCTGTGCCGGTGGGTGTGGTACCGCCCATGCAGCCAGCATTTATTCCAGCTCAGCCCTATGCTGTAGCAAATGGGATGACCTATGCAGCCCCAAGTGTCCCTGTGGTTGGGATCACACCTTCCCAGATGGTGGCCAACGTCTTTGGTACTGCCAGCCACACTCCAGCGGCCCACCCGCATCAGTCCCCCAGCCTGGTGAAGCAGCAGTCGGTCCCTCAGTacgagagcagcagcagcagcgccactGCCAGCCCCTTCTTCCATCCGCCCGCGCAGCACAACGGCTCCGCCGCCTTCAACGGCGTGGAGGGCGGCAAGTGGGCTGCCGAGGACAGGCATTCGCAgccccccgcgcccgccccgcagGTCGACCCCTTTGAGGCGCAGTGGGCAGCTCTGGAGGGCAAGGCAAAGCAGCGCACCAACCCCTCGCCCACCAACCCCTTCTCCAGTGACCTACAGAAGACATTCGAGATCGAACTTTAAGCGGTCCTGTGGGGGGCAGATAAATTGTACATTAGGCTAGAGGGAtaaagggagcagaggggacTGTTTCTGATCAGTTTGCTTTGATAATCCCAACGGTCCCTTCAAACAAAAATGGGTTAGAAAGAGGGAGCGATTATGGGGAGGATGGAAACACACAGAGAATTTAATTTGCAGTTCTTAAAAGGAGTCCTGGAGCCACCCCAGTCTGCATTCCCTCCTCTCTTGGAAAGCTGGAAGTCAAATGGAGTGAAGAAAGGCACCCAGTCCCAAAGCTTGTTCTGCAGAAACATCAATCATCTCACAGAAAGGAAGGCAGATGTTTGTACCTGTGTCCTCCTGATGCCCTGAAAACCCTGGATGTTCCCCCTCAGGGAAGAATTGGGTAGGGTGGGGGGTGGATATGGGTGGGATGTTGTCACCTTAGCAAAAGCTAGGTTTGTGGAAAAAGTTGAGCTTCCATTTTGAGTAACAAAGTGAATATTATATGTAAAGAATAAAGTAAAGccaaaatctttatttttatgcatttagaatattttaaatagttgGATATTAAAAGCTGTATGAGTTGTAAGTAATCTTGCCAAAGGTTAAAAAACAAGGGGGTTGGATGTAAGAAATTGTACATAAGATTGATTTATCGCTGATTCTTATAGTAAGTAATATTGGGGGGGTGGAAAAAGGGGCTCTAGCTTGTTCTTGTATCTGTTCATTGTAAGTAGCATATTGCAACAACAATCACAACCAATAAGTCATTATATCGtagttttaaataaagaaaattaaagaacagTATTGTCATGGTTTGAAAACCATGGGGCGAATTTACTGTTTTTTATTGGAATCAGTCTACATATTCTATATagtatggattttttttcctttcatataTTGCTGCAGTTTCTTTGTCTTAATCTATTGGTTCTAACACTACTGTGACAACTTACTGTCATCATATCTACatcctggggctgcctgggaaaCCATTTTATGTTTGTCTGTCAATAGTTCTTAGAGGTTTTTaactttggttttattttttcccactgaTTTGTGAAACCTTGTGGTTAAGGCTGCAGTCGGTCCAGGTTCTGCCTCTGGTGACTTGTGAAAACCATCTCATTTTAACTTTACTTTTAAACTTTGGCCTTACAAGCAAATGTAAGTTATATATATTTGTACTGATGATTTATAATCTGCtttaacagaaataaatgttgGTGGTAGAAGCACTGTCTGTGAGAGACTTATTTCCCACCCTAATTCAGTTTCAGCATTTGCCCTTCTGGGTATCTTCTGTCTTGTAAGATGGATGTGGATGAGCACTGCTTGCTGACCTAGCAGCTTAAGAATAATATCTTAACACCTCTCATTTTCTACAACCTGTTAGGTTGCATTGAACTTTCAAAATATCCTTGTAATGCATAAACACTTAAAGCTCTAAAATAGAGGCCTTTACTGAAAACATCAGATTCTGGCTTTGCAGGGCTGTATTTTCTATCACTGAATACTTAAAAAGAGACAATTCAGTAatggcaaaaaggaaaaatctttccCTTATTATAAAAGAGCCATATGAGATGATGATGCACATTCacctcttttcccttcttccagTGAGTTGATATCTAACCTGTTAATTGTGATTTACCGCATTCTTATGGGCACCACATCAGTTTGGACACAAGGAAAGAAGTCCAACTCCATAAGCTGAAGGGGAAGAAACACTCCCTTTGTTAGCCCTCAGATTTGAGCTTGCCAGCAGTTTCTATTTCCAGGCAAGTACAGTGAGTCTTACAGTCTAGAAAACTAAAACTTGTGACATTACAGATAATCTTACCTGTGTTCAGTATGGTATGAATAGTAATGCAAACACTCCCTGTAGGATTTGAGTTGGTGTCAATgcttttttcagctttcagaaagcaaacaagTATTTACAGACATTTATAGTAGGAAAGAAAGCAGTTAGTTATGTATCTTTCGCAGTAAGGGCCCCAAGACCAAGCTGAAAATAGCCCAGTGTAGCTACACCCTTCTCCTGCCCTGGAGATAAGCACTTCCTATAACCCATTGtttggggaagaaaatgaacatcttGATTTTCACATAAAAAAAGTCAACCTTGAGTAGGTGATTAAGTGGTACAACAGAGAGGGATAAGCTGATCTTGTCAGAGGAAATGTGAAGATCCTTTAGTTAACTTGGTGGCATGGATTTACAGCAGGGAGCTGCATGCCTGTCAATCCCACCCTTACTGCCATGGTTGTGCAGCTGAAAGGAGGTCAGCGTAAACGCTCCACTAGCCAAAGCACTTCCAGTGTTAAAGCCCTGCCCATCATCGGGTAGGGGGCTGTTACAGCCTCAGGAGTCTGGAGAAAGCACCTCCTGGCCCCATCTTACATAACCACAGAGTTTAAATGACAGCCAACTAcacagaatatttaaatattctaaAAATAGACCCTCTGACATCTTAGAAAGGGATTTTATAGAACTGGCAACTTACTCTGGGATAAAAGGGTCTGACACATCCACAATCCACTTCCAACCATGCTTCTGAGCAGAGCCTGACTACTCCTTGATGCCACATAGGGAACAGAGAGGGC comes from the Taeniopygia guttata chromosome 5, bTaeGut7.mat, whole genome shotgun sequence genome and includes:
- the NUMB gene encoding protein numb homolog isoform X1, with the translated sequence MNKLRQSFRRKKDVYVPEASRPHQWQTDEEGVRTGKCSFPVKYLGHVEVDESRGMHICEDAVKRLKSLPTVIALDLSPLFLQERKFFKGFFGKSGKKAVKAVLWVSADGLRVVDEKTKDLIVDQTIEKVSFCAPDRNFDRAFSYICRDGTTRRWICHCFMAVKDTGERLSHAVGCAFAACLERKQKREKECGVTATFDASRTTFTREGSFRVTTATEQAEREEIMRQMPDAKAVEAEVKTVASGAAPNNTAPSSGSPTSPTAEVAASLDKEMSNPHAIPRRHAPIEQLARQGSFRGFPALSQKMSPFKRQLSLRINELPSTVQRKTDFPMKNSVPEVEGETDSISALCSQITSAFSTPSEDPFSSAPMTKPVTVVAPQSPAFQVNGTASTLCVLAAKPSQAAVVSTAMPVRETNPWAHAPAANTGAAAVVAGTEWSGTSSGAASPSLFQGNHRRTPSEADRWLEEVSKTVRAQQQPTSAPAPQPLLQPPPAAPASQSAPAFPVSTFIAPQPVPVGVVPPMQPAFIPAQPYAVANGMTYAAPSVPVVGITPSQMVANVFGTASHTPAAHPHQSPSLVKQQSVPQYESSSSSATASPFFHPPAQHNGSAAFNGVEGGKWAAEDRHSQPPAPAPQVDPFEAQWAALEGKAKQRTNPSPTNPFSSDLQKTFEIEL
- the NUMB gene encoding protein numb homolog isoform X11; this translates as MNKLRQSFRRKKDVYVPEASRPHQWQTDEEGVRTGKCSFPVKYLGHVEVDESRGMHICEDAVKRLKSLPTVIALDLSPLFLQERKFFKGFFGKSGKKAVKAVLWVSADGLRVVDEKTKDLIVDQTIEKVSFCAPDRNFDRAFSYICRDGTTRRWICHCFMAVKDTGERLSHAVGCAFAACLERKQKREKECGVTATFDASRTTFTREGSFRVTTATEQAEREEIMRQMPDAKAVEAEVKTVASGAAPNNTAPSSGSPTSPTAEVAASLDKEMSNPHAIPRRHAPIEQLARQGSFRGFPALSQKMSPFKRQLSLRINELPSTVQRKTDFPMKNSGTEWSGTSSGAASPSLFQGNHRRTPSEADRWLEEVSKTVRAQQQPTSAPAPQPLLQPPPAAPASQSAPAFPVSTFIAPQPVPVGVVPPMQPAFIPAQPYAVANGMTYAAPSVPVVGITPSQMVANVFGTASHTPAAHPHQSPSLVKQQSVPQYESSSSSATASPFFHPPAQHNGSAAFNGVEGGKWAAEDRHSQPPAPAPQVDPFEAQWAALEGKAKQRTNPSPTNPFSSDLQKTFEIEL
- the NUMB gene encoding protein numb homolog isoform X3 — protein: MNKLRQSFRRKKDVYVPEASRPHQWQTDEEGVRTGKCSFPVKYLGHVEVDESRGMHICEDAVKRLKSERKFFKGFFGKSGKKAVKAVLWVSADGLRVVDEKTKDLIVDQTIEKVSFCAPDRNFDRAFSYICRDGTTRRWICHCFMAVKDTGERLSHAVGCAFAACLERKQKREKECGVTATFDASRTTFTREGSFRVTTATEQAEREEIMRQMPDAKAVEAEVKTVASGAAPNNTAPSSGSPTSPTAEVAASLDKEMSNPHAIPRRHAPIEQLARQGSFRGFPALSQKMSPFKRQLSLRINELPSTVQRKTDFPMKNSVPEVEGETDSISALCSQITSAFSTPSEDPFSSAPMTKPVTVVAPQSPAFQVNGTASTLCVLAAKPSQAAVVSTAMPVRETNPWAHAPAANTGAAAVVAGTEWSGTSSGAASPSLFQGNHRRTPSEADRWLEEVSKTVRAQQQPTSAPAPQPLLQPPPAAPASQSAPAFPVSTFIAPQPVPVGVVPPMQPAFIPAQPYAVANGMTYAAPSVPVVGITPSQMVANVFGTASHTPAAHPHQSPSLVKQQSVPQYESSSSSATASPFFHPPAQHNGSAAFNGVEGGKWAAEDRHSQPPAPAPQVDPFEAQWAALEGKAKQRTNPSPTNPFSSDLQKTFEIEL